In Cellulomonas sp. Y8, the genomic stretch CGTCGACGGCGCGGACGTCGTGCTGACGATGCTGCACGACGGCGCCGCGGTGGCCGAGGTGGTCCGGCAGGCCGCGCCGGGCCTGCGTCCGGGCGCGGTGTGGCTGCAGTCCACGACGGTCGGCGTCGACGACACCCCGGCGCTCGCGGCCCTCGCCGACGAGCTCGGCGTCACGTTCGTCGAGGCGCCGGTGTCGGGCACCCGGCAGCCCGCCGAGGCGGGGAAGCTGGTCGTGATCGCGGCCGGGCCGCCCGCCGCGCGGGACGTCGTGGCCCCGGTGCTCGACGCGGTCGGCGCGCGGACCGTGTGGACCGGCGAGGACGCCGCGGCGGGGTCCGCGACCCGGCTCAAGCTCGTCGTGAACAGCTGGGTCATCACCGTGGCCAACGCCGCGGGGGAGGTGCTGGCGCTCGCCGAGGCGCTGGGCGTGGAGCCGGACCGGTTCTTCGAGGTGCTCGACGGCGGCCCGCTCGACACCCCGTTCCTCCGGGTCAAGGCCGACCTGATCCGCGAGGACCGGCTCAGCCCGGCGGCGTTCGCCGTGGGCACGTCCGGCAAGGACGCGCGCCTGATCGTGGCGGCGGCGCGCGAGCGCGGGCTGCACCTGGACGGCGCCGAGGCGTTCTCGGCCCGCCTCGACCGCGCCGCGGCGCAGGGCCGCACCGACGAGGACATGGCGGCGACGTACTACACCTCCGCGGCGGACTGACGCCGGGGCCACCGCCCAGCGGCCCGCGGCCGGTGCGGTGAGTGCTGCGAGGGGCGCCCTAGGGTCCTCGCCATGGGTGCCGTCGCTGCTGCCGAAATGGTCATACTTCCGACTAGACTCCTCCCTATGCGGATGCTTCCCCTGAACGAGGCGAAGACCAACCTCTCCGCCGTGCTGGACGAGGTGCAGTCCTCGCACGAGCCCGTGACGATCACGCGGCACGGGAAGCCGGCGGGCGTGCTGGTCTCGGCCGACGACATGGACACGCTGCTCGAGACGCTCGCGTGGCTGTCCGACCGCGACCACGCCGCCGAGATGGCCGAGGCCGACGCCGCGGTCGCGGCGGGCGAGACGCTGGGTCTCGACGAGGTCGAGGCGCGGCTGGCCCGGCGACGCTGAGTCCGTGTACGAGGTCCGGTTCGCCCCGCCGGCCGTCCGCGCGGTCGACCGGCTGCCTCCGAAGCTGGCGGACGCCGTGCTGCGGTTCTGCCGGGAGCGGCTCGCGGAGAATCCCCAGCGGTTCACCAAGCCGCTGACCGGTCGGCTCGCCGGCGAGCGGAGCGGCTACGTCGGCATCGGGTTCCGCGTGATCGTCCGGGTGGACGAGGAGAGCCGGCAGGTGCACGTGCTGCGGATGGGGCCCCGCGCGGGCGTCTACCGCTGAAAACACCGTGCGCCCCCGCCCGGGCGCGCCGTACCGTCGCCCGCATGGGAACGCTGAGCAGCACGGCCGCCGCGGCCGTCGCACGCCCCCGGTCCGCCTGAGCGCGGCCGGACGTCACACCGGTCGCCACCTCCGGATGCCCTGAGCACCCGGAGCCGGGCCGAACCTTCGCTTCCGCCCCTCCGGGTGCTCCGTCCTGCCTGCGACTGGAGCACCTCCCGTGCGACACCCCCACGGCGGCCGGCACGAGCTCGGCCAGAACTTCCTGCACCACCGTCCGACCGTCGACGCCGTCGTGCGCCTGGCCGGCGCGACCGACGGGCCCGTCCTCGAGATCGGCGCCGGCGACGGCGCGCTGACCCGGCCGCTCGCCGGCCTCGGCCGCGACGTGCTCGCGGTCGAGGTCGACCCGCGCCGGGCCGACCGGCTCCGCGCCCGCGCGCCCGGCGCCACCGTGCTGTGCGCGGACGCCCTGCGGGTGCCGCTCGACCGGCCGGTGGTGGTCGGCAACATCCCGTTCCACCTGACGACGCCGCTGCTGCGCCGGCTGCTGCACCACGGCCGGTGGCGGCACGCGGTGCTGCTGACCCAGTGGGAGGTGGCCCGCAAGCGCGCCGGGGTCGGCGGGCGGACGCTGCTCACGGCGCAGACCGACCCGTGGTTCGAGGTCGCGCTGCACGGCCGGGTACCCGCCGACGCGTTCCGGCCGCGGCCCTCGGTCGACGGCGGGCTGCTGACCGTCGCCCGGCGCGACCGCCCGCTGGTCGACCCGGGCGAGCGCGACGGCTACCAGCGCTTCGTGGGGGCCGTGTTCACCGGCGCGGGCCGGGGGCTCGACCAGGTGCTGGCGCGGGCGGCGCGGGTCCCGGGCGCGACGGCCCGGCGGGCGCTGGCGGACGCGGGGGTGCCGCCGCGCGCGCTGCCGCGGGACCTGCGCCCGGAGCAGTGGGCGGCCCTGTGGCGGGCGCTCGGTGCCCGGCGTGGGGCCGGGACCTCCGTCCACCGGCGACCACGCCGGTCAGGGGCCTAGGATCGGGACCGTGCGTGGCGAGTACAAGGTCCCCGGCGGCAAGCTCGTGGCAGCGGACGTGGAGGTGGCAGGCGGGGCGCTCACCGAGGTGAGCGTCAGCGGCGACTTCTTCCTCGAGCCCGACGCCGCCCTGGCGGTCATCGACGAGTCCCTGCGCGGCCGGCCCGCCGACGCGCGGGTCGCCGACCTGACGACGGCGATCGAGGACGGCCTGCGCCGCGCCGAGGCCGACGGCCGGTTCGACGCCCCGGTGCAGATGGTCGGGTTCACGCCCGAGGCCGTGGCGATCGCCGTGCGGCGCGCCCTCGGCCACGCGACGTCCTGGCAGGACCACACGTTCGAGCTGATCCACCCCGGCCCGCTGCCGCCCGCCGTGCTGGGGGCGCTGGACCAGGTGCTGACCGAGGAGCTCGCGGCCGGCCGGCGCGGTCCGACGCTGCGGTTCTGGGAGTGGGACGAGCGCGCCGTGTTCATCGGCTCGTTCCAGTCGCTGCGCAACGAGGTCGACCCCGAGGGCGTGGCCAAGCACGAGGTGACCGTCGTCCGGCGGATCTCCGGCGGCGGGGCCATGTTCATGGAGGCCGGCAACTGCATCACGTTCTCGCTCGTGGTGCCGGCGTCGCTGGTCGACGGCCTGTCGTTCGAGCAGTCCTACCGGTTCCTCGACGACTGGGTGATCGGCGCCCTCGCCGACGTGGGCGTCACCGCGACGTTCTCCGGGCTGAACGACATCGCGTCCCCGGCGGGCAAGATCGCGGGCTCCGCGCAGAAGCGCCTGGCCGGCGGGGCCGTCCTGCACCACATGACGATGGCTACGACATCGACGCCGACAAGATGCTCGAGGTGCTGCGGATCGGCCGCGAGAAGCTGTCCGACAAGGGCACGACCAGCGCGAACAAGCGCGTCGACCCGGTGCGGTCCCAGACGGGGCTGCCGCGCGAGCAGGTCATCGACGCGTTCGTCGCGCACTTCCGGTCGCGGTACCGGACGGTCGACGGCGACCTGCGTCCCGAGGAGCTGGAGCGGGCGCAGCAGCTCGTCGAGGAGAAGTTCGGCAACCCGGAGTGGACCGCGCGCGTGCCGTGACGCGCCCGGCCCGATCCGGGCCCGGGCCGCCGCAGGACCAGGGTCGGGTCGGGGGAACCCCGGATGCGCGGGCGGGTCGCGGCCTGCCACGCTGGACGGGTGAAGGCGCTCCTCAACATCATCTGGCTGCTGTTCGGCGGCATCTGGCTCGCGCTCGGCTACGTCCTGGCCGGGATCATCTGCTGCGTGCTGATCGTGACCATCCCGTTCGGCATCGCGTCGTTCCGCATGGCGTCCTACGCGCTGTGGCCCTTCGGCCGCACGATCGTGGACCGGCCGACCGCCGGCGCCATGTCGACGATCGGCAACGTCGTCTGGATCCTCGTCGCCGGCTGGTGGCTGGTCCTCGGGCACCTCACCACGGCGCTCGCGCAGGCCGTGACGATCGTCGGGATCCCGCTGGCGATCGCGAACCTCAAGATGATCCCGGTGTCGCTGGTCCCGCTCGGCAAGGAGATCGTGCCGACCGACCGGGCGTTCGTGGCGTACGGGCACTGAGCCCGGCGCCTGCCCGGCGCGTCAGCCCGCGGCGTGCCGCAGCACCGCGACCAGCGCGACCACGCCGAGCAGGGCCGCGGCCAGCGCCGTCGCGCCGAGCGCCCCGCCGCCCGGCGTGCGGGCGCCGTCGGGGGCCGGGGCGCCGGGCCCGCGGTCGGGGTGCGCGTCGTCGACGACCCCCGCCCAGGAGGCGGCCCGGTGCGCGCCGGCGCGGTCGAGCGCGAGGGCGCCGAGCAGGCCGAGCACCACGAGGACCCACACGGCGGGCCCGGCCCACGGCTCGAGCACCCGGCCGGCGACCAGGGAGCCGACCGCGACCGAGAGCGAGGTGCGCCGCCAGGCCAGCGCCGTGCGCTCCGGCTGCGCTCCGGGCGGGGCGGCGTGCGCCGGGGTGCCGGCGCTCACCGCAGCAGCAGCCCGACGAGCACCAGCACCCCGGCCAGCGCCACGCCCGCCGCGAGCGGGCCGCTGAACGCCGGCGCGGGCAGCGGCTGCCGCTCACGCAGCGCGCGCTCCGCCCGCGCCCAGCCGAACCAGGCCTGCGCCGGGGCCGCGATCCCGAGGAGGATCAGCAGCACCGCCGCGGCGAGGCGCAGGTGCGGCTCGACGGGCAGGTCCAGGGCCTCCAGGGCGACGCCGCCCGCCAGCAGGGCGAGCGCCGTGCGGACCCAGGCGAGGAACGTGCGCTCGTTGGCGAGCGAGAACCGGCCGTCAGGCTCGGTGCCGCGGGCGTAGACGCGCCGGGGGAACCGGCGGTCGGCGGGGGCGCTCACGCGTCCGGGCCCGTGGGTGCCACGGGGGCCGGACGGGCCCCGAACACGGCCGTCCCCACCCGGACGATCGTCGCGCCCTCGGCCACCGCGGCCTCCAGGTCGCGGCTCATCCCCATGGAGAGCTCCAGGGCGTCGCCGGTGCCGGCCTCCCCGCTGCCCGCGACCTTGTCCCGCAGGTCGCGCAGCGCGGCGTACCCGGCGCGCACGGCCCGCTCGTCGGGGGTGTTCGCGCCGACGGTCATGAAGCCGCGCAGCCGCAGACGGTCGTGCCCGGCGACGGCCCGGACGACGTCGAGCGCGTCCTGCGGCGCGGCACCGTGCTTGGTCGGCTCGCCGGAGACGTTGACCTGCACCAGCACGTCCAGCGTCCGGTCGTCGTCGGCGCACCGGCGCGCGAGCCGGTCGGCCAGGGCCGCCGAGTCGACGCTCTGCACGCAGGTGGCCCAGCGCAGGGCGGCGTTCACCTTGTTGGACTGCAGCGGGCCGATGAGGTGCAGCTCGGGCGCGAGGTCGGTGAGCTCCGGCCCCTTGGCGACGAGCTCCTGCACCCGGTTCTCGCCGAGCAGCACCCGGCGGGCCGCGCCTGCGGTGGTGGCGGCGCCGGCGATGTCTGCGAGGACGGCGGCGCGCACGGTGGCGGCGTCCTGGGTCTTGGTGGCGAGCAGCAGCCGGACGGAGCCGGCGGGGCGACCCGCCGCGGACTCGGCGGCCGCGATCCGGGACCGGACGCGCGCCAGCCGCTCCGCCAGCTCGGTCGCCCCGGTCGTCATGTGCCCGACCCTAATCGCTCGTGGGCCGGCCGACGGCGGGCGACCGGCGGTCAGGCCGGGTCCGGCGCCGGCTCGCCAGACGCCGGCGCGTCCGCCCCCGCCGCGTACCGCCCCGCGAGCTCCCGCGCCGCCGTCCGCAGCTCCGGCGGCCCGACGACGCGCAGGGGCACGTCGAACATCCCCAGCCACGCCGCCAGCCCGACCCAGGACCACGACCCGGCGACGACCCGGCACCGCTCGGCGTCGAGCGGCTCGACCACGTCCGCGGGCCCCGCCCAGCGCGCCACCAGCGACGCCGGCGCGTCGAGCACCGCCTCGCCGCGGCACGGCTGGGTCACGCCGGCGAACTGCTGCTGCAGGTACGCCGCCACGTCGGGGGCGGGCAGGTCCCGCCGCTCGAACCGCGGCCCGGTCGGGGTGCGCGGGTGCAGCCGGTCGACCCGGAACGTGCGCCAGTCGCGGCGGTCCAGGTCCCAGGCGACGAGGTACCAGCGGCGGCCGCGGGTGGCCAGGTGGTGCGGCTCGACCCGGCGCGGCGGTCCGTCGGGGGCGTCGCGGGTCCCGCTCCCGTCGGCCGCGGGCGCCGCGTAGTCGAACCGCAGCACCTCCCGCGCCCGGATGGCGGCGCCGACCGCCGTCAGCCGCTCGGTGTCCACGTGCTCCTCAGCGGGGTCGGGCGGCCGGCGCACGGCGGTGAGGTCGAGCCCTTCGACCCGGGCCCGCAGCCGCGCGGGCAGCACCTGGCGCAGGGTGGCCAGCGCGCGGGCCGCGGCCTCGTCGAGCCCGTCGACGCCCGTGGTCGCGGTCTGCAGGGCCACGGTGAGGGCGACCACCTGCTCGTCGTCGAGCGTCAACGGCGGCATCGCGGTGCCGGCCGCGAGCCGGTACCCGCCGTCGGGGCCCTTGGTGGCGTGCACCGGGTAGCCGAGGGCGCGCAGCCGGTCGACGTCCCGGCGGACCGTCCGCGGGCTGACGCCGAGGCGGCCCGCGAGCACGTCGCCCGGCCAGTCGCGCCGGGTCTGCAGCAGGGACAGCAGGGCGAGCAGCCGCGACGACGGCGTCGCCGGGGCGTCGGCCAGGTCGGGGAGCGCGGTCATGCCGCACAGTCTGCTCCAGGTAGCGGACAGGACCTGACCGCTACCCGCGCCACGGTGGTGCCATGACCAGCAGAGGGGAACCCGCCATGATCCGCACCAGGGGACTGACCAAGGACTTCGCCGGGGGCAAGGGGCCGACCGTGCACGCCGTGCGCGGCCTGGACCTCGACATCGCGCCGGGGGAGCTCGTCGCCGTGCTGGGCCCGAACGGGGCCGGCAAGACCACGACCATCCGGATGCTCACCACGCTGATCGCACCGACCTCGGGCACCGCCGAGGTCGCGGGGGCGGACGTCGCCCGCGAGCCCGGCACCGTGCGCCGCCGGATCGGCTACGTCGGCCAGGGCAACGGCGCGGGCCACGCGCAGCGCGCGGCAGACGAGCTCGTCGTGCAGGGCACCATCTACGGGCTGGACCGCCGGGACGCGCGCCGCCGGGCCGCCGAGCTCATGGACCAGCTGGACCTGGAGCCGCTCGCCCGCCGCAAGGTGTCCGACCTGTCCGGCGGGCAGCGTCGCCGGCTCGACGTCGCGCTCGGCCTGGTGCACGCGCCCCGGCTGCTGTTCCTGGACGAGCCGTCGACGGGCCTCGACCCGCACAACCGGGCCAACCTGTGGGAGCACATCCTCCGGCTGCGGGAGCGGCACGCGATGACGGTCGTGCTCACCACGCACTACCTGGACGAGGCCGACCAGATGGCCGAGCGGGTGGTCGTCGTGGACGAGGGCCGGGTGATCGCGGACGACACCGCCGCGGCGCTCAAGCACACGCTCGCGGGGGACCGGCTGGTGCTGGCGGTCGCCGACCCCGCGGACGCGCCGGCGCTCGCGGAGGTCGCCGCCCGGGCGCCCGGCGCCCGCGACGTCGAGGTGGACGGGGCCGAGGTCCGCGCCCGCGTCGCCGACGCCCCCACCGCGCTGCCCGCTGTGCTCGCCGCCGCCGGCGCGCGCGGCCTCGCCGTCGCCCGGGCCGAGGGCCACCAGCCCACGCTCGACGACGTCTTCCTGACCCTCACCGGCCGCAGCCTCCGCGAGGAGGGGGCCGCGCGCTCGACCGACCCCGTGGAGGTGGCGGCATGACCGCGACGACCGCTCCGACCCTGCCCACCGAGACCCTGCCCGCGCGCGAGGCGACCCGGTCCTGGTGGGGCGACGCCTGGCTCGTGATGACCCGCGAGCTGCTGCCGACCGTGCGCGACCCGTTCTCCGTCGTGTTCGGGCTGATCCAGCCCGTCGTGTTCCTCGGCCTGTTCGGGCCGCTGCTGGCCGGGTCCGTCGGCGACGGGCTGCCCGGCGGGGACGTCTGGGCCTGGTTCGTGCCCGGGATCCTCGTGATGACGACGCTGTTCGGGACGTCGACGACCGGGGCGAACCTGCTGTTCGAGATGCAGACCGGCGCCCACGAGCGGCTGCTGGTCACCCCGCTGGCCCGGTCGGCGCAGCTGGTCGGCCGGTCCTGGAAGGAGATGGTGCCGATCGTGGCGCAGTCGGTCGTCGTCGTGGCGGTGATGCTGCCGTTCGGGTTCTCGTTCAGCCCGGCCGGCGCGCTGCTGGGGCTGGTGCTGCTCGCGGTGTTCGGCGTCGGGATCGGGTCGCTGTCCTACGCGCTCGCGATCGCGGTCCGGAAGCAGGACTGGATGTTCTGGGCCGTGCAGCAGACCCTGCTGTTCCCGCTGCTCATCCTGTCCGGGATGCTGCTGCCGCTGGAGACGGGGCCGCAGTGGATGCAGGCCGCGGCGGACGTGAACCCGCTGCGGTACGTCGTGGACGCCGAGCGCGCGCTGTTCGCCGGGGACCTGGCGTCCTCGACGGTCGCGTGGGGCGCGGTGGCGGCGGTGCTGACCGCCGGCCTCGGGCTGCTCGTGGGGGTGCGGACGCTGGCGCGGAGCGCGCGGTAGCGGCGGTCCGGTGGCGGACGCGCGGGCGGTCAGCCGCGCGCGATGTCCGCCACCGTGGCCGAGGTGAGCCGGATCAGGTCGTCCGGGGCCAGCTCGACGTCGAGGCCCCGGCGGCCGCCCGACACGAACACCGTGTCGAACAGCTGCACGGTCTCGTCGACGACGGTCGGGTGCGCGGTCTTCTGGCCGAGCGGGGAGATGCCGCCGACCACGTACCCCGTGGCGCGCTCCGCCGCGGCGGGGTCGGCCATCACGGCCTTCTTGCCGCCGACCGCGTGGGCCAGCGCCTTGAGGTCGAGCTTCCCCGCGACGGGCACCACCGCGACGGTGAGCGTCCCGTCGACCGACGCCATCAGGGTCTTGTAGACCTGCTCGGAGTCGATGCCGAGCACCTCGGCGGCCTCCAGGCCGTAGCCGACCGTGCTGCGGGGGTCGTGGTCGTACGCGTGCGCCGTGTGCGGGACCCCGGCGGCGGCCAGCGCGACCAGCGCGGGCGTCCCAGACGGCGCGTTCTTGGACCTGCTCACGGGGTCAGCCTAGGACGCCGCCCGGGCGTCCCGGGGCTGCTAGCGTGCGGGTGAGCACGGGAGTCCGGTGAGCCGGGCTGAGAGGGAGTACTCGAACTCCGACCGTAGAACCTGATCTGGATCATGCCAGCGCAGGGAGCGACATCTCGCAGGATGCCGGGCACCCGTCCGCCGTCCTCCCGTGCTGATCCGACCAGCACAGGAGGACGCATGATCCCGACACCGCCGTCGACGCCCGCCCGGCCCGCGGAGGCCGCCGACCTGGTGGCCGACCCGCTCCGGTTCGGGGTCGGCGCCCGCGTCACCGTCGCGGTGATGTCCGACCGGTACGCCGAGACGATCCTCGGCGTGCTCGGCTCCGTGGCCACGGACGGCCTGGTCGTGCAGACCGGCGACGTGAGCACCTACGTCGGCGGCGCCGAGGCGGACCTGCTCCGGTACGTCACGGACCTCGTCGACGCGGTGGCCGCCACCGGCGAGCACGCGGCGGTCACGCTGCACCTGTCCCGCGGCTGCCCCGGCGAGGTGCGGTGCGCGCTGCCCGGAGGTGCGGGCCCGCGCGCGGTCGCGCTGCCGCCGGGCCGGCGCACCGGCCGGTCGGGCGCGGCCGAGTGGGCGCTGTACCCGCTCGCGGACGACGTCCGGGCCGGGGTGGAGCCCGATCACATGCGCGACATCGAGGCGGCGATCGAGCTGGCGCGGGGGAACGGGACCTTCCGCGGCTCCGAGCACTTCGTCACGCGGCTGGAGGGCGACGTGGGCGCGCTCGTGGAGACCGTCGTCGGCGCGTGGGCGCGGGTCGGCCGCAGCGTCCAGCACGTCACCAGCCACGTCACCTTCTCGCTCAACAGCCCGACCCGGTCCCGTGGCTGAGCGCGTCCCGGGCGGGCGGCTGCGCGAGCCGCTCGCGCTGAAGGGCATCGTGCTCATGGTCGTCCTCGGGGTGGTCTTCGGGTTCCTGTACTGGGCGCTGGTCCAGGCGTGGAACGGGCTCGCGGTGCTGATGGGTCCCGCGGGCGACCTCGCGCAGCACGTGCTGCTCGGCGGCTGGCTGCTGGTGGCGCCGATCGCGGTCGCGATCATCCGGCGGCCCGGCGTCGGCGTGCTCGCCGAGGTGCTGGCCTCCGTGGTCGAGGTGGTGTTCCTCGGGTCGCCGGTCGGGCCGCTGCTGGTCGTCGCCGCGCTGCTCCAGGGCCTCGGCAGCGAGATCCCGTTCGCGCTCGGGCGGTACCGGCGGTTCGGCTGGACCCGGTTCGCCGTCTCGGGGCTGCTCGGCGCGACGCTCGTGTTCGGGTGGTCGGCGTTCCGGTTCGGCTGGTACGGGCAGGACGTGCTCGTCCTGCGGTTCGTGCTGCAGGCCGCGTCGGGCGTCGTCCTCGGCGGGCTGCTGGCGAAGGTGGTCGTCGACGCCCTGCACCGCACCGGGGTGCTGGACGGGTTCGCGATCGGGCGCGCGGCGGCCGTCGGACGCGAGCCCGTGGCGCGGCGTGGCTGAGCAGGCGGCGGGTCCGGCAGCCGTGCTCGACGTCGCCGGGCTCGAGGCGGTGCTCGACGGCGGCGCGGGCGTCGGCCCCGTCGACCTGCGGCTGGCGCCGGGGGAGCAGGTGCTCGTGCTCGGCCCGTCCGGCGCGGGCAAGTCGACGCTGCTGCGGTGCCTGCACGGCGCCGTCCCGCACGCGGTGCCCGCGCGGCTCTCGGGACGGGTCGTGGTCGCGGGCCGCTCCGTCGCGCAGCACGGCGTCGCGGCGCTCGCGGACGTGGTCGGGGTGCTCGCGCAGGACCCCGAGACCGGGGTCTGCCTGGCGGACGTCGCGGACGAGGTCGCCTTCCCGCTGGAGAACCTCGGGACGCCGCCCGGCGCGATCGGGCCGGCGGTGGCGGCGGCGCTCGGGGCCGCGGGCGCCGCGCACCTGGCCGGCCGCCGCACGGACGCGCTCTCCGGCGGCGAGCTGCAGCGGGTCGCGCTCGCGGCCGCGGTGGTGACCCGCCCCCGGCTCCTGCTGCTCGACGAGCCGACGTCCATGCTGGACGCCGACGGCGCCGAGGCGGTGCGGGCGGCGCTGGCCGCGGCGCGGGCGTCGACGGGCGCGGCGTGCGTGCTGGTCGAGCACCGGCTGGACGCGCTCGCGGGGGACTCGGGCGTGGCCGGCCTGCCCGGTCGGTGGGTGGTGCTGTCCGCCGACGGGCGGGTCACCCACGACGGTCCCGCGGCCGACGTGGCGCGGGAGGCGGGGCACGAGCTGCTCGCCCGCGGCTGCTGGCTGCCCGAGGACGTCGAGCTCGCGGTGGCGCTCGGGGGCGCGGTGGGGGAGCCGGGGGCGTTCGACCTGCTGCCGGGGCTGGCCGAGGAGGCGCCGCCGGCGCGCGCCCCGGCCGCCGGACGGGGGGAGGTGCTGCTGGCCGCCCGGGGGCTGGCGGTCGGCCGGCGGCCCGCGGGTCGAGCGGCCCGCCGTCGGCCAGCCGCGGAGCCCGTGCTCCGCGACGTGGACCTCCGGCTGCGGGCCGGCGAGGTCGTGGCGGTCGTCGGGGCCAACGGCTCGGGCAAGTCCACGCTCGTCGCCACCCTCGCGGGCGTGCTGCCCCCGCTCGCGGGCGTCGTCGAGGGCGCGCGCCCCGGGCTGGTCGTGCAGAACCCCGAGCACCAGCTCGCGGGGCGCACGGTGGCGGCGGAGGTCGCCGTCGGGCTGCCGCCCGGCCCCGCCACGGACGCGCGGGTGGCCGCCGCGCTCGCCCGGTCCGGCCTCACCGCGCTCGCCGACCGGGACCCGCACCGGCTGTCCGGCGGCGAGCAGCGCCGGCTGAGCCTGGCCGCGATGCTCGTCCACGACCGCCCGGTCCTGCTGGCGGACGAACCGACGTTCGGGCTCGACCGGCACGGCACCACGGCCGTGCTGCGGGCGCTCGCGGACCAGGCCCGCGCCGGGCGGGCCGTGCTGCTCACCTGCCACGACCTGCGGGCGGTGGCGTCGGTCGCGGACCGGGTGCTGGTCGTCGCCGACGGCGGGCTGGTCGCGGACGTGGACCCGCTCGCGCTCCTGCGGGAGCCGCGCCTCCTCGGCGCCGCGCGGCTGCGGCCGTCGCGGCTCCTGCGACGGCTCGTGGAGGTGGTCGGCGACGCGGACCGGCTGCGCGACGCGCTCGCCGCGCTGGACGCCCGCGCCCTGCGCGCGGCCGGCGCGCCCGACCCGGCCGGCGCGCCCGACCCGACGGAGGTGCCGGTCCCGTGACGGCGCTCGGTGCCCGGAACCCGACCGTCAAGCTGCTGCTCGTCGTCGCGGTG encodes the following:
- a CDS encoding ECF transporter S component — protein: MAERVPGGRLREPLALKGIVLMVVLGVVFGFLYWALVQAWNGLAVLMGPAGDLAQHVLLGGWLLVAPIAVAIIRRPGVGVLAEVLASVVEVVFLGSPVGPLLVVAALLQGLGSEIPFALGRYRRFGWTRFAVSGLLGATLVFGWSAFRFGWYGQDVLVLRFVLQAASGVVLGGLLAKVVVDALHRTGVLDGFAIGRAAAVGREPVARRG
- a CDS encoding ABC transporter ATP-binding protein, whose protein sequence is MAEQAAGPAAVLDVAGLEAVLDGGAGVGPVDLRLAPGEQVLVLGPSGAGKSTLLRCLHGAVPHAVPARLSGRVVVAGRSVAQHGVAALADVVGVLAQDPETGVCLADVADEVAFPLENLGTPPGAIGPAVAAALGAAGAAHLAGRRTDALSGGELQRVALAAAVVTRPRLLLLDEPTSMLDADGAEAVRAALAAARASTGAACVLVEHRLDALAGDSGVAGLPGRWVVLSADGRVTHDGPAADVAREAGHELLARGCWLPEDVELAVALGGAVGEPGAFDLLPGLAEEAPPARAPAAGRGEVLLAARGLAVGRRPAGRAARRRPAAEPVLRDVDLRLRAGEVVAVVGANGSGKSTLVATLAGVLPPLAGVVEGARPGLVVQNPEHQLAGRTVAAEVAVGLPPGPATDARVAAALARSGLTALADRDPHRLSGGEQRRLSLAAMLVHDRPVLLADEPTFGLDRHGTTAVLRALADQARAGRAVLLTCHDLRAVASVADRVLVVADGGLVADVDPLALLREPRLLGAARLRPSRLLRRLVEVVGDADRLRDALAALDARALRAAGAPDPAGAPDPTEVPVP